From the genome of Mycobacterium dioxanotrophicus, one region includes:
- a CDS encoding MBL fold metallo-hydrolase, whose translation MQVTSVGHAGFRIDTRAGSILCDPWVNPAYFASWFPFPDNSQLDWTALGDVDYLYVSHLHKDHFDPENLSRHVNKDAVVLLPDYPVPDLRRELEKLGFHTFFETTDSVKHTVSGPKGDLDVMIIALRAPADGPIGDSGLVVSDGVTTAFNMNDARPVDLDVLHADFGQVDVHMLQYSGAIWYPMVYDMPERAKEAFGIQKRQRQMDRCRQYIAQVGATWVIPSAGPPCFLDPELRDLNDDHGDPANIFPDQVVFLDQMRRHGHDRGLLMVPGSVADFTGSELNGLSHPIEDPEAVFTTGKAAYIEDYAQRMAPVLAAEKAGWAPAAGEPLLEPLRAVFEPIMLQSDQICDGIGYPVELRLGAETVVLDFPKRTVREPIADEKFRYGFEIAPELVRTVLRDNEPDWVNTIFLSTRFRAWRVGGYNEYLYTFFKCLTDERIAYADGWFAEAHDDTATITLDGWEIQRRCPHLKADLSKFGVVEGNTLTCNLHGWQWNLQNGKCLTTKGHELRCAQL comes from the coding sequence GTGCAGGTCACAAGCGTCGGACATGCCGGCTTCCGGATCGATACCAGGGCCGGCAGCATCTTGTGCGATCCGTGGGTCAACCCGGCGTACTTCGCATCGTGGTTCCCGTTCCCGGACAACAGCCAGCTCGACTGGACGGCGCTGGGAGACGTCGATTACCTCTATGTCTCCCATCTGCACAAGGACCACTTCGACCCGGAGAACCTGAGCCGCCACGTCAACAAGGACGCCGTGGTGCTGCTGCCGGACTATCCCGTGCCGGACCTGCGCCGCGAGTTGGAGAAGCTCGGCTTCCACACGTTCTTCGAGACCACGGATTCGGTCAAGCACACCGTCAGCGGGCCCAAGGGCGACCTCGACGTGATGATCATCGCGTTGCGGGCCCCCGCGGACGGCCCGATCGGCGACTCCGGGCTGGTGGTGTCCGACGGTGTCACGACGGCCTTCAACATGAACGACGCACGGCCCGTCGACCTGGATGTGCTGCATGCCGACTTCGGCCAGGTCGACGTGCACATGCTGCAGTACTCCGGCGCCATCTGGTACCCGATGGTCTACGACATGCCCGAGCGGGCCAAGGAGGCCTTCGGCATCCAGAAGCGCCAGCGCCAGATGGACCGCTGCCGCCAGTACATCGCCCAGGTCGGGGCCACCTGGGTGATCCCCTCGGCCGGTCCGCCCTGCTTCCTGGACCCGGAGCTGCGTGACCTCAACGACGACCATGGTGACCCGGCCAACATCTTCCCCGACCAGGTGGTGTTCCTCGATCAGATGCGCCGCCACGGCCATGATCGCGGCCTGCTCATGGTGCCCGGGTCGGTCGCCGATTTCACCGGCTCGGAGCTGAACGGCCTCAGCCATCCGATCGAAGACCCCGAGGCTGTGTTCACCACCGGCAAGGCCGCCTACATCGAGGACTACGCCCAGCGGATGGCCCCCGTGCTGGCCGCCGAGAAGGCCGGCTGGGCGCCCGCGGCGGGAGAACCGCTGCTGGAACCGTTGCGTGCGGTCTTCGAACCGATCATGCTGCAGTCCGACCAGATCTGCGACGGCATCGGCTATCCCGTCGAGCTGCGCCTCGGCGCCGAGACGGTGGTGCTGGACTTCCCCAAACGCACTGTGCGCGAACCGATTGCCGACGAGAAGTTCCGCTACGGGTTCGAGATCGCGCCCGAGTTGGTCCGCACGGTGCTGCGCGACAACGAACCGGACTGGGTCAACACCATCTTCCTGTCCACCCGCTTCCGGGCCTGGCGGGTCGGCGGTTACAACGAGTACCTCTACACATTCTTCAAGTGCCTGACCGACGAGCGGATCGCCTACGCCGACGGCTGGTTCGCCGAGGCGCACGACGACACCGCGACCATCACCCTCGACGGCTGGGAGATCCAGCGGCGCTGCCCCCACCTGAAGGCGGACCTGTCGAAATTTGGTGTGGTGGAAGGCAATACCCTCACCTGCAACCTGCACGGCTGGCAGTGGAACCTGCAGAACGGCAAGTGCCTGACCACCAAGGGACACGAGCTGAGGTGCGCCCAATTGTGA
- a CDS encoding PH domain-containing protein, which produces MSAPHQYYDDGLIQLDREAITLRRYHFPSGTAKVIPLRDIRTYKTESLNVLHRFRLWGSSDLRRWLPLDVGRPLRSTLVTLEVDGSYWRPAFTPADPEKFTQMLAEVLPRP; this is translated from the coding sequence GTGAGCGCACCGCACCAGTACTACGACGACGGTCTGATCCAGCTGGACCGTGAGGCAATCACGTTGCGGCGCTACCACTTTCCGTCGGGCACGGCGAAGGTCATCCCGCTGCGCGACATCCGCACCTACAAGACCGAGTCGCTGAACGTGCTGCACCGCTTCCGGTTGTGGGGCAGTTCGGATCTGCGCCGATGGCTGCCGTTGGATGTCGGACGTCCACTGCGCTCGACCCTGGTGACCCTCGAGGTCGACGGTTCCTACTGGCGGCCGGCGTTCACCCCGGCCGATCCCGAGAAGTTCACCCAGATGCTCGCCGAGGTGCTGCCAAGACCCTGA
- a CDS encoding septum formation family protein, whose translation MDAMLEAPEQDDLLPYRTDDDRKWGKWWNSLHAASARRVLLLTALGGLLIAGLITAFSHGTGSEAGLSAGSISLGPRGNDTFDHVKPGDCLNWPGTNPDAAHIVACKDEHRFEVAESIDMKTFPGTEYGPNAAPPSKERVAQISQEQCTPALRSYLGPKFDPNGKFTIGLLWSGEKAWKQSGERRMLCGLQLLGPGDTQLPFRGNVADIDQSKVWAAGTCLGIDPATNQPTDVPVDCAAPHAMEVTGAVNLAEKFPGALPADPDQDSFIKDTCTKLTDAYLAPVQLRATTLALSYSTISLPSWSAGSHQVSCNIGATLGNGGWSTLVNSAKGQLLINGQPPVAPPDIPEERLNLPPIPMPDTSSSSGSQSSSSQSGSSSSGSSSSSSSSSGSSSSNQTQHMPQQPASSTAAPAPASNTNPPPPAAPPAGDQPAPAPAPAGDAPPPAPAGDQPAPGPAPGPAPEIPPAPPGP comes from the coding sequence ATGGACGCGATGTTGGAGGCACCCGAGCAAGACGATCTGCTCCCCTACCGGACCGATGACGATCGGAAGTGGGGGAAGTGGTGGAACAGTTTGCACGCCGCGTCGGCGCGACGTGTGCTGTTGCTGACGGCGCTGGGTGGCCTTCTGATCGCCGGACTCATCACGGCGTTCTCGCACGGCACGGGCTCTGAGGCCGGGCTCAGCGCTGGCTCGATCTCGCTGGGCCCCCGCGGCAACGACACGTTCGATCACGTCAAGCCCGGCGACTGCCTGAACTGGCCGGGCACCAACCCCGACGCCGCCCACATCGTGGCCTGCAAGGACGAGCACCGGTTCGAGGTCGCCGAGTCCATCGACATGAAGACGTTCCCCGGCACCGAATACGGCCCCAACGCCGCTCCGCCGTCGAAGGAACGCGTCGCCCAGATCAGCCAGGAGCAGTGCACGCCGGCGCTGCGGTCGTACCTGGGTCCCAAGTTCGACCCGAACGGAAAGTTCACCATCGGCCTGCTGTGGTCCGGTGAGAAGGCCTGGAAGCAGTCCGGTGAGCGACGCATGCTGTGCGGCCTGCAGTTGCTCGGTCCCGGCGACACCCAGCTGCCGTTCCGGGGCAACGTCGCCGACATCGACCAGTCGAAGGTGTGGGCCGCGGGCACCTGCCTGGGCATCGACCCTGCCACCAACCAGCCCACCGATGTTCCGGTCGACTGCGCGGCGCCGCACGCCATGGAGGTCACCGGCGCGGTGAACCTGGCGGAGAAGTTCCCCGGCGCCCTGCCTGCGGACCCTGATCAGGACTCGTTCATCAAGGACACCTGCACCAAGCTGACCGACGCCTACCTTGCGCCGGTGCAGCTGCGTGCCACCACCTTGGCACTGAGCTACAGCACCATCTCGCTGCCCAGCTGGTCGGCGGGCAGTCATCAGGTGTCGTGCAACATCGGCGCCACCCTCGGCAACGGCGGCTGGTCCACCCTGGTGAACAGCGCCAAGGGCCAGCTGTTGATCAACGGGCAACCGCCCGTCGCGCCGCCGGACATTCCCGAGGAACGGCTCAACCTGCCGCCCATCCCCATGCCCGACACCTCGTCGTCCTCCGGCTCGCAGTCGTCGAGCTCGCAGTCGGGGTCGTCGAGCTCGGGCTCGTCGTCCAGTTCGTCGAGCTCGTCGGGTTCCTCGTCGAGCAATCAGACCCAGCACATGCCTCAGCAGCCGGCATCCAGCACGGCCGCACCGGCACCGGCGTCGAACACCAACCCGCCGCCGCCTGCCGCACCGCCCGCAGGCGACCAGCCCGCACCGGCACCTGCTCCGGCAGGCGACGCACCGCCACCGGCTCCCGCGGGTGATCAGCCCGCGCCTGGGCCGGCACCCGGACCGGCGCCCGAGATTCCGCCCGCACCGCCGGGACCGTGA
- a CDS encoding DUF5718 family protein yields the protein MIDIDLAELRNWFGFGVAGNFAGHLEQAGEAGDFVKVVTEGYAPKGIFPWYAPGRDDFLGEFPLSNDAIVLPEAGESDGPLNLQIEPEVGVACRVVWNGDTVVRLEPFALGAFNDCSIRRPGAPKISYKKNWGPASKGVAPQFFDISDLTPDGPTATMRLVCFLQDGDGEKHAYGVDSPLVGYSYYGEVLLDWIVERLANQKGSADTPLEDVGALMVASGHPRNVLIGIGATRYTPLGESTFLKPGDEAIVRVYDTVTDASSELRQVVSES from the coding sequence ATGATCGATATCGACCTTGCCGAGCTGCGGAATTGGTTTGGGTTCGGCGTGGCGGGTAACTTCGCCGGCCATCTCGAGCAAGCGGGGGAGGCCGGCGATTTCGTCAAGGTCGTCACCGAAGGCTATGCGCCCAAAGGTATTTTCCCGTGGTACGCACCCGGTCGCGACGATTTCCTCGGCGAGTTCCCGCTGTCCAACGACGCCATCGTGCTGCCCGAGGCCGGTGAGAGCGACGGGCCGCTGAACCTGCAGATCGAACCCGAGGTCGGGGTCGCCTGCCGGGTGGTGTGGAACGGCGACACCGTGGTGCGGTTGGAGCCGTTCGCGCTCGGCGCGTTCAACGACTGCTCGATCCGGCGCCCCGGCGCCCCCAAGATCAGCTACAAGAAGAACTGGGGTCCGGCGTCGAAAGGTGTTGCGCCGCAGTTCTTCGACATCAGTGATCTGACCCCCGACGGTCCGACCGCCACCATGCGGTTGGTCTGCTTCCTGCAGGACGGGGACGGTGAGAAGCACGCCTACGGCGTCGACTCCCCGCTGGTCGGTTATTCGTACTACGGCGAGGTGCTGCTGGACTGGATCGTCGAGCGGCTGGCCAACCAGAAGGGTTCGGCGGACACGCCGTTGGAGGATGTCGGTGCACTGATGGTGGCCAGCGGGCATCCGCGCAACGTGCTGATCGGTATCGGCGCGACCCGCTACACGCCGCTGGGAGAGTCGACCTTCCTCAAGCCGGGCGACGAGGCCATCGTGCGGGTGTACGACACCGTGACAGACGCGTCATCCGAACTGCGACAGGTGGTTTCGGAAAGCTGA
- a CDS encoding hemerythrin domain-containing protein → MPTTVTVEPRRAGDPEPDLLGITLAHRAMLADLTRLTDLAVAVRDRDVICTPGRARAISRYVEMLCDSIHHHHSTEDSVLWPVIQASVGNHLDLSELTDDHAALDPRLDQLRARAAAFRLSMGDRRVAGLMAIELAELSTLLTDHINDEEMEVFPLISEHVSVADWTAVEAAARDGARMSFDGPRSLAVMTDDERTELAQHASLGLRILLAVLGVRHRRLERAVFGR, encoded by the coding sequence GTGCCCACCACCGTCACCGTCGAACCCCGCCGCGCGGGGGACCCCGAACCGGACCTGCTGGGCATCACCCTGGCCCACCGCGCCATGCTGGCGGACCTGACCCGCCTGACCGACCTGGCCGTCGCGGTCCGCGACCGCGACGTGATCTGTACGCCCGGCCGGGCCCGCGCCATCTCCCGCTACGTGGAGATGCTGTGCGATTCGATCCATCACCACCACAGCACCGAGGACAGCGTGCTGTGGCCGGTCATCCAGGCCAGCGTGGGCAACCACCTGGACCTCAGCGAGCTGACCGACGACCACGCCGCGCTGGATCCACGGCTGGACCAACTGCGCGCCCGGGCCGCGGCGTTCCGGCTTTCGATGGGCGACCGCCGGGTCGCCGGTCTGATGGCCATCGAGCTCGCTGAGCTCTCGACACTGCTGACCGACCACATCAACGACGAAGAGATGGAAGTGTTTCCACTGATCAGCGAGCACGTCTCGGTTGCGGACTGGACAGCTGTGGAGGCCGCCGCCCGCGACGGCGCACGGATGTCGTTCGACGGGCCCCGCTCGCTGGCGGTGATGACCGACGACGAGCGGACCGAGCTCGCGCAGCACGCGAGCCTCGGGCTGCGGATCCTGCTCGCCGTGCTGGGGGTGCGGCACCGTCGGCTGGAACGGGCCGTCTTCGGCCGGTGA
- the serS gene encoding serine--tRNA ligase, producing MIDLKLLRENPDIVRASQRARGEDPALVDALLEADASRRAAVSAADNLRAEQKAASKLVGKASPEERPALLQKAKDLAEQVKAAEVAQADADTAFTAAHMAIANVVIDGVPSGGEDDFALLETVGEPRAIENPKDHLELGEALGLIDMERGAKVSGSRFYFLTGHGALLQLGLLQLAAQLAVANGFTLMIPPVLVRPEVMAGTGFLGAHADEVYRLEADDLYLVGTSEVPLAGYHSDEILDLSAGPRRYAGWSSCFRREAGSYGKDTRGIIRVHQFDKVEGFVYCKPEDAEAEHQRLLGWQRQMLAAIGVPYRVIDVAAGDLGSSAARKYDCEAWVPTQQTYRELTSTSNCTTFQARRLSTRYRDENGKPQIAATLNGTLATTRWLVAILENHQQPDGSVRVPEALVPFVGTAVLEPAK from the coding sequence GTGATCGACCTCAAGCTGCTGCGCGAGAACCCGGACATCGTTCGCGCTTCGCAACGGGCCCGCGGTGAAGATCCCGCCCTCGTTGACGCGCTCCTGGAAGCAGACGCCTCCCGGCGGGCGGCCGTGTCGGCCGCCGACAATCTGCGCGCCGAACAAAAGGCGGCCAGCAAGCTGGTCGGCAAGGCCTCCCCCGAGGAGCGCCCGGCCCTGCTGCAGAAGGCCAAGGATTTGGCCGAGCAGGTGAAAGCGGCCGAGGTGGCGCAGGCTGACGCCGACACGGCCTTCACCGCTGCCCACATGGCGATCGCCAACGTCGTCATCGACGGTGTGCCGTCCGGCGGCGAGGACGATTTCGCGCTGCTCGAAACGGTCGGCGAACCTCGGGCCATCGAGAACCCCAAGGACCATCTGGAACTGGGCGAGGCCCTCGGCCTCATCGACATGGAACGCGGCGCCAAGGTTTCGGGCTCGCGCTTCTACTTCCTCACCGGGCACGGCGCCCTGCTGCAGCTCGGCTTGCTGCAGTTGGCCGCCCAGCTTGCGGTGGCCAACGGGTTCACGCTGATGATCCCGCCGGTTCTGGTGCGCCCGGAGGTCATGGCGGGCACCGGTTTTCTCGGTGCGCACGCCGACGAGGTGTACCGGCTGGAGGCCGACGACCTCTACCTGGTCGGCACCTCCGAGGTGCCGCTCGCGGGTTATCACTCCGACGAGATCCTCGACTTGTCGGCCGGCCCGCGGCGCTACGCCGGCTGGTCGTCGTGCTTCCGCCGCGAGGCGGGCAGCTACGGCAAGGACACCCGCGGCATCATCCGGGTGCATCAGTTCGACAAGGTCGAAGGCTTCGTCTACTGCAAGCCCGAGGACGCCGAGGCCGAACATCAGCGGCTGCTGGGCTGGCAGCGCCAGATGCTGGCCGCCATCGGTGTGCCCTACCGCGTGATCGACGTCGCCGCAGGCGATCTCGGCTCGTCAGCGGCACGCAAGTACGACTGCGAGGCCTGGGTGCCCACCCAGCAGACCTACCGGGAGCTCACCTCGACGTCCAACTGCACGACGTTCCAGGCCCGGCGGCTGTCCACCCGGTACCGCGACGAGAACGGCAAGCCGCAGATCGCCGCCACGCTCAACGGGACGCTGGCCACCACCCGCTGGCTGGTGGCGATCCTGGAGAACCACCAGCAGCCCGACGGCAGCGTGCGGGTCCCCGAAGCCCTGGTGCCGTTCGTCGGCACCGCGGTGCTGGAGCCGGCGAAGTAG
- a CDS encoding BTAD domain-containing putative transcriptional regulator: MTAVDPVRVSVLGPVQAWVGDAPVDLGARLQRALLARLVTAHGHTVSVDRLIDDLWEGEPPPKALSALQVYVSHLRRALEPGRQRRAPASILVSAAPGYCLRLPVDAVDSWRFEAKVTAAYEESDPQQRACLLDEALADWAGDPFAGAGDALWAAPEVARLNELRLAAVECHAAALVELGRYGTAIAALERHVGDCPGRENAAAVLATALYRAGRQTDALEALRRTREHLIDELGLEPGRALRDLERDILRHADHLEPSRPQPRPQPALQFAAPDRPDRSAYGRAEELAAIDDAARAVAAGERAVLWIGGEAGSGKTTLAEAAAARLRAAGWRTVHGRCPEVDGAPAGWAWTEVLRELVDPAVHVDDRHVLAPLLHDGAATEAGTFWLGQAVADVVSGVADGRPLAVVLDDLHRTDGLTLELLRLVTDRIKGCRVLLIGTYRPSEDRGELQVARAALTVHTAAHLMLGGLDAAATATLAADCGLAAVSGEALRLLRERTDGNPLFVRELARLMAAEGSDAVRASVPVGVRDVLRRRLARLPGSSVTALRQAAVLGRDIDVDLLAELGRGDPDDLLDALEPAVLLGLLDEPVPGRLRFAHALVRDTLYEDTSKLRRSRLHAAALDLLTAPGRSADPAALAHHAVASATAQTALAAAAFATEAAGEADSVGAHAEGARQWRAAVQMLELAASRRLQADPAAVEREIDARCGLISALAQSGDAVAARVEMKAALQLLSDKSRDDLTVRVLTAWDTPLVWRDREYDESDEQMIGRLRRMLAGEVSTVDRIKLLKALFVELEGTDPDGALAASTELLELARRAYAEQPESSGRLLCTALNVRAYCSLGPDLDAEREAIAAELLRTAEAAEQADYQAVAHWLLSLAAGNRCDLEAAKRHVDLAVARAGTGQLVHLLGVLGLFRARMYLLAGRLDEAVSAYTDLAARMVENGAANGAKLAMVGRVTGEFCLGDLGLLADELVFFYREVSVAALDAAVLALVARDREAEARRLWQDRGPIERAYFWLPFTVLRVNAAVALGDVDEIRARAAELAPYSGRIAGLGVDGLMVGPVDDALAAAADALGRPDEARGYRESAAVLRDRLAAEARRFID; encoded by the coding sequence ATGACTGCGGTGGACCCCGTGCGGGTGAGCGTGCTCGGCCCGGTACAAGCCTGGGTCGGTGACGCACCGGTCGATCTGGGGGCACGGCTGCAGCGCGCGCTGCTGGCCCGGTTGGTCACGGCACACGGCCACACCGTGTCCGTCGACCGGCTCATCGACGACCTCTGGGAGGGCGAGCCGCCGCCCAAGGCGTTGTCGGCGCTGCAGGTCTACGTGTCGCATCTGCGGCGTGCCCTCGAACCGGGACGGCAGCGCCGGGCCCCGGCCAGCATCCTGGTCAGCGCCGCGCCCGGGTACTGCCTGCGGCTTCCGGTCGACGCCGTCGACTCGTGGCGGTTCGAAGCGAAAGTCACTGCGGCATATGAAGAATCAGACCCACAGCAGCGGGCGTGCCTGCTCGACGAGGCATTGGCCGACTGGGCGGGTGACCCGTTCGCGGGCGCCGGCGACGCGCTGTGGGCCGCCCCGGAAGTGGCCCGGCTGAACGAACTGCGGCTGGCCGCGGTGGAATGCCACGCCGCCGCCTTGGTCGAGCTCGGCCGGTACGGCACCGCGATCGCGGCGCTGGAGCGCCATGTGGGTGATTGCCCGGGGCGCGAGAATGCCGCCGCCGTGCTGGCCACCGCGCTGTACCGGGCCGGACGCCAGACCGACGCGCTGGAGGCGCTGCGCCGCACCCGGGAACATCTGATCGACGAGCTGGGGCTGGAGCCGGGCCGCGCGCTGCGTGATCTCGAGCGCGACATCCTGCGCCACGCCGACCATCTGGAACCGTCGCGCCCGCAGCCGCGCCCGCAACCGGCATTGCAGTTCGCGGCACCCGATCGGCCGGACCGGTCGGCCTACGGCCGCGCCGAGGAGCTGGCGGCCATCGATGACGCGGCGCGGGCCGTTGCGGCGGGCGAGCGCGCGGTGTTGTGGATCGGGGGTGAGGCGGGCTCCGGCAAGACCACCCTGGCCGAGGCCGCGGCGGCGCGGTTGCGTGCGGCGGGATGGCGCACGGTGCACGGCCGTTGCCCTGAGGTCGACGGCGCACCGGCAGGCTGGGCGTGGACCGAGGTGCTGCGCGAATTGGTCGATCCCGCTGTGCATGTGGACGACCGGCACGTGCTGGCCCCGCTGCTGCACGACGGCGCGGCAACCGAGGCGGGCACGTTCTGGTTGGGGCAGGCGGTTGCCGACGTGGTGAGCGGGGTCGCTGACGGCCGGCCGCTGGCCGTCGTGCTCGACGACCTGCATCGCACCGACGGTCTGACGCTGGAACTGCTGCGGCTGGTGACCGACCGGATCAAGGGTTGCCGGGTGCTGCTGATCGGCACCTATCGCCCGTCGGAGGATCGCGGCGAACTGCAGGTGGCGCGCGCGGCGCTGACGGTCCACACCGCGGCGCATCTGATGCTGGGCGGGCTGGACGCCGCGGCCACGGCCACGCTGGCCGCCGACTGCGGGCTGGCCGCCGTCAGCGGAGAGGCCCTGCGGCTGCTGCGTGAGCGTACCGACGGCAACCCGCTGTTCGTTCGGGAACTGGCCCGGCTGATGGCCGCCGAGGGATCCGATGCGGTCCGGGCCTCCGTGCCGGTAGGGGTTCGAGATGTGTTGCGCCGCAGGCTCGCCCGGTTACCCGGCTCGAGTGTGACGGCGCTGCGGCAAGCCGCCGTGCTGGGACGTGACATCGACGTCGACCTGCTTGCCGAACTCGGCCGCGGCGATCCCGATGATCTGCTCGACGCGTTGGAGCCTGCCGTGCTGCTCGGTCTGCTCGACGAACCCGTCCCGGGCCGGCTGCGGTTCGCCCACGCCCTGGTTCGGGACACGCTCTACGAAGACACCTCGAAGCTGCGCCGGTCCCGGTTGCACGCCGCCGCACTGGATTTGCTCACCGCGCCCGGTCGCTCGGCAGACCCGGCGGCCCTGGCGCATCATGCCGTCGCCTCTGCGACCGCTCAAACCGCTTTGGCTGCTGCGGCTTTCGCGACCGAAGCGGCCGGCGAGGCGGATTCGGTCGGTGCTCACGCCGAGGGTGCCCGACAGTGGCGCGCGGCGGTGCAGATGCTCGAACTGGCCGCGAGCCGCCGCTTGCAGGCCGATCCCGCCGCCGTGGAGCGCGAGATCGACGCCCGCTGTGGGTTGATCTCCGCCTTGGCGCAGTCAGGTGACGCCGTCGCGGCGCGCGTGGAGATGAAGGCCGCGCTGCAGTTGCTGTCCGACAAGTCCCGCGACGACCTGACGGTGCGCGTCCTCACCGCATGGGACACCCCGCTGGTGTGGCGCGACCGCGAATACGACGAGTCCGACGAACAGATGATCGGGCGGCTGCGCCGGATGCTTGCGGGCGAGGTCAGCACGGTCGACCGGATCAAGCTGCTCAAGGCGCTGTTCGTGGAGCTGGAGGGCACCGACCCCGATGGAGCGCTGGCGGCCAGCACCGAACTGCTGGAACTGGCGCGCCGCGCGTATGCCGAGCAGCCCGAGTCGTCGGGCCGGCTGCTCTGCACGGCGCTCAACGTCCGGGCCTACTGCTCGCTGGGGCCGGATCTCGACGCCGAGCGCGAAGCGATCGCCGCCGAGCTGCTGCGGACCGCGGAAGCCGCCGAACAGGCCGACTATCAAGCGGTCGCGCACTGGCTGCTGTCGCTGGCGGCCGGGAATCGCTGCGATCTGGAAGCCGCCAAACGGCACGTCGACCTCGCGGTGGCGAGGGCCGGTACCGGCCAGCTGGTCCACCTGCTCGGCGTGCTCGGCCTGTTCCGCGCCCGCATGTACCTGCTGGCGGGGCGCCTGGACGAGGCGGTGAGTGCCTACACCGACCTGGCGGCACGCATGGTGGAGAACGGCGCCGCCAACGGGGCCAAGCTGGCGATGGTGGGCCGGGTGACCGGTGAATTCTGCCTCGGCGATCTGGGCCTGCTGGCCGACGAGCTGGTGTTCTTCTATCGCGAGGTGTCGGTCGCCGCGCTGGATGCGGCGGTACTGGCGCTCGTGGCCCGCGATCGCGAGGCCGAGGCCCGCCGGCTGTGGCAGGACCGCGGGCCCATCGAGCGGGCCTATTTCTGGCTGCCGTTCACCGTGCTGCGCGTCAACGCCGCGGTGGCGCTGGGCGACGTCGACGAAATCCGGGCGCGGGCGGCGGAACTGGCTCCCTACTCCGGCCGGATCGCCGGGCTCGGGGTCGACGGGTTGATGGTCGGCCCGGTCGACGACGCCCTCGCCGCGGCCGCCGATGCGCTGGGTCGGCCCGATGAGGCCCGCGGCTACCGCGAATCCGCCGCGGTGTTGCGGGACCGGCTGGCGGCCGAGGCCCGGCGCTTCATCGACTGA
- a CDS encoding lysophospholipid acyltransferase family protein: MEPVYGTVIQLARLAWRLQGLKFTVTGVENLPVTGGAVVAINHTSYFDFTFAGLPAYKQKRGRKVRFMAKKEVFDNKITGPIMRSLRHIEVDRDNGASSYDAAVEYLKAGELVGVYPEATISRSFEIKGFKSGAARMAIQADVPIVPHIVWGAQRIWTKGHPKKLYRPKVPIFITVGEPIQPTLPAAELTALLHSRMQHLLEQVQDAYGPYPPGEFWVPHRLGGGAPSLAEANRMDAEEAAEKAARRRALGEQTGPAEPTGASG, translated from the coding sequence GTGGAACCGGTGTACGGGACTGTCATCCAGCTCGCCCGGCTGGCGTGGCGGCTACAGGGGCTGAAGTTCACTGTGACCGGGGTGGAGAACCTGCCCGTCACCGGCGGAGCGGTGGTGGCCATCAACCACACCAGCTACTTCGACTTCACCTTCGCCGGCCTGCCTGCGTACAAGCAGAAGCGGGGCCGCAAGGTGCGGTTCATGGCCAAAAAAGAGGTGTTCGACAACAAGATCACCGGGCCGATCATGCGCAGCCTGCGCCATATCGAGGTGGACCGGGACAACGGCGCATCCTCCTACGATGCGGCTGTCGAGTACCTCAAAGCCGGTGAGCTGGTCGGGGTGTATCCCGAGGCCACCATCAGCCGCAGTTTCGAGATCAAGGGGTTCAAGTCCGGCGCGGCGCGGATGGCGATCCAGGCCGATGTGCCGATCGTTCCGCACATCGTCTGGGGTGCCCAGCGAATCTGGACCAAGGGACATCCGAAGAAGCTCTACCGGCCCAAGGTGCCGATCTTCATCACTGTCGGTGAGCCGATTCAGCCGACGCTGCCTGCCGCCGAGCTGACGGCGCTGCTGCATTCCCGGATGCAGCACCTGCTCGAACAGGTGCAGGACGCGTATGGGCCGTACCCTCCCGGCGAGTTCTGGGTGCCGCATCGCCTAGGCGGCGGCGCGCCGTCACTGGCCGAGGCCAACCGGATGGATGCCGAGGAGGCCGCGGAGAAGGCGGCCCGGCGGCGGGCGTTGGGGGAACAGACCGGGCCGGCCGAGCCGACTGGTGCGTCGGGGTAG